The genomic DNA CACTCGTGAAACAGTTTTTCGGACAAATTTGAGGTTAACAGGaatatttttgatgttttaaaaatttatactatttaaGATCATCGGTTTCTTAAGAAAAAGTTTTCTAGTCTCGATATTCTTCATTTAGATTGCCTTGGCAGACTTTTGTTGATATAATCAAATTGTAGCAATTAAAATTTACCTTGTTAATTGGTTGACCTTAAAGGTGCAATTCTTTAGATCTGATGACAACACAACTTCGTATttagttcccgtaggaatacagggataaaatatagtttatagaACTCGGGGATAGTGTGTAGCTTCCCTACAATGTAAGGacttttcaaatcagttcagtagttgcagagccaattcaaaacatacaaacaaacaatcaaatctttcctctttctaatattagtatatatagaaCTCTGTACAATCCTCTGAATGTGAATAATGAGCGATGACCATTGCATTAGATTGACCATTGCTTCCTATTGCAACTCTTCATGATTTAAAAgaggttttaaaataaatatactgtaGAGTGCGactttattaaataagaatatttaacTATTCTGATATAGCATACTCTTCACCGATCGCGAATACATCTATTTCTGGTTTAACTTTATCGTACAAATGTGGAAACGCTCCCTCTGCTTTGTATTTCTTCCTAACTATCTCGTAAAGTGTCAAGTCGAACATTTCTTCGAACTCTTTTTTAGTCATGAAGATATCCGCGTACAGGAACGAATAACCGCCGACGTCTCTCGTGAATTCCTCCATTTTCCTCATCGCATAAACTGGGTTGTAGGGCTTCTTAGCTTTCACCTTTCCGGGAACGCCGTAAACCCCCAAATCGTTGTACATCGTGTAATTTGTTTTAGGGACTATGTATTTGCCTTTCGGTCGACGTAACTGCCCCGACATTGGACCGTGGTCAATAATTTTACACGGATACACGAGTAATGGGAATTTGTCAAACAATTGGCTGGCTACTTCAATCTGTTTTTCTAATTCCTGGATAGGGAGGACAATGTCTTGGAATACTTGCTTAGTGAAAGTATAGGCTCTGACGCCTGGGGTTGTGGTGAATTTTAGAAACGCCGGCTTTGGGGGTAGCAGCCATCCAAATAAAGTTCTGAATATTGGATCGTTTCCAAATGAGATCATATCTTCCACGACCCAAAAGATTGGTCTGTTGTGCCTCAACAAATAGTCTCTCAAAGGTATCAGTTCAACGCTTTCTCCTTTTTCGAGGAACGATTCGACGTGTTTATAGAACCAGGGCTTGTACCATCTCGCACAGTGATTGACGGTTATTTTTCTGTCATAGTCTGAATAGTCCCCGGTCATGATTACAGCTTTGTCTTTACTAAATATGGTCCCTTCTATGTAGTCTGGGTGGTAAGATGGGTTGGCTTGGTTAGCCCCTGATATATCTCTTAGCATGTTGCAGTAATTCGTCTGACCTTCAACTGGAATGTACTTGATTTTTATGTACGGTTTTATTTTGACTATTTTCAAGGTCAAAGCTACTAGGAAACCTAAGCTGCCGTGGCACCACGGTAAAGCTTTATAGAGGTCAGAGTATTCGTTGTTCGCTGTGGCGGTGACCAGGGAGCCGTCGCCCAGGACTACTTCGTAGCTCGTTATGGTTTCGTGGTAGAGGCCGGCTTTGTGCGAGTGTGTCGACATACCAGTGCCAAATGCCAATCCTGAAAAAGGAAATTTCAgtgattgaaataaaatacgATTCTGTATACCTTACTTGTCTGAATTTAGACGTAATCATATGATACAAAATATGCAATTTGGCACAGATAAATTATAGTCTGAAACAGAACATACTAGTAAGcacttttttttctcttccgaTAATGACACGGATCCCATAAATCTGGATGAAACCGTTGAGCGTCTGTGACTTTCATTGGATATTTaactttatatgaaaaaaataaagttataattatGTGCATCCCTGTGATAATAGATCCATAAATTATGTGACTAAACAATAACGCAGGATAATAAGCTTTTCATGGacactaaaataaaacattaaataaaatctccatagttattttaaaaatttaaaattttagatcCATAAGCTTGATATGGTCTCCAAAGTGTTCGACAAATGTGATAAATAAGATGATTAGTACTTAATACGTACCTCCCAAAGTAGCGTCAACAAGTTCAATAGTAACAGCCAAGGAGTAACCCTTAGGTATCAGATACTCGGTTATATCTCCAATAGTGACCATGGGTTCCACCCTGACCGTCATGGCTGTCTCGTCCAGCTCCAGGATATCGTACAGTGGTATGGCCACTTGATGGTGTAGATGCTTCTCAAAGAACGTGATGCTGAGAGAGAGCCAGTTGGGTCGCGACGTGCATAGGAGACGACGATCTTTTGGAGGAAGCTTGTTCCATTGCTGGACCTTTAATAAATGATATACTTGATCATTGTTAAGTGTCTTCATAGTCATAGTTAACGCtaattttggatattattaaacatatttttatacagaTAGCTATAGGCTATGTTAAGAACAATATTATGTTTGTGCTTCATTAAAATTGGACGCCGGGAATAAGTgttattcttttctttcttcttgctTTATTCGAAACAAGAGTAAAGTGTAatctagaatttaaaaaaacagtctatatagatattttttttcaaaaccagACAAATCACTTGGTATATTATGATGCAGACGATTTAGAAGTGGACtaaatgtgtttgtttatttttactccACAAAATAAGATGAAAACTGATTGGCAACCATAACTTTACGACCAGTATACAGCAACAGTGCTTGGTGGCAGAAATTAGCTTGGCGGTCAAAACTATCAGTTTGTTTATGTATACGCAAACTATGAACTGTTTCAACCAAGACAGTACAACGTCTGTCGGATCTGTTTTGTACTTAGCTCCTTACCAAGGTCTATCACCATACCATTGCATGTAACTCTCGCACCGCTtggaatttcaaaatctatcaaatatttttatcgtaattagataaaaatttacaattttagcttccttacattaaatgtgactattttcaataaatgaactataaacataaacgcacaaataacaaagatattagtgattttgtttgaacgcccatacaaatcagcgagccaacgacgtcactagttcgtgccattttgtatagagcgtttttcagggatccgcggcagcgccgcaaatctgactctttaaatccctgtaactccgaaagtaatgatcgcagatatcctgttacttttagaaaattgctttactattagcatacttttaatttatatacaatttaaaaaactgttttcaTCCCTATTGCAGAAATATAATAACGAAGAACTTCCTGCAATTGACAGTCCTTTCCGCAGTTGTCCTCCAGGATCATGTCTATTAAGTTCCGCAAACACCACAACCATGTCTATTTGTCTAGTTATTGTCAAGTCTTGTTGTTTACCTTCCCCTGTATCTCCTTCACCGCTTGTTCGTGTCGTCGCGGCTCGCTGCTCAGGCCCCGCACAAACGCCTTCAAATGCAGAAATACTGTGAACAGGAAACTCGCCGGCAGACAGAACGCGCACACTACAAACTCCCGGTTGTCTTCTAGCCATTGGATTAGGCGCTTCTTGAGCCAGTTTGGCATCATGACTATGTTATCTGTGGaagcaatgtatttttttaaataggttatTGGTTAGATTTATCTATTCCTGGAAGTCGGATTGCCTTTGGATGTGGTAGTATGTTGATATAACAAACGTCTTTGTGTGTTATATAAAGTCACAACTCACAGCAGAATaggctaaatagtgatgttaaattatttagatttataCGGACATATAAAACATcgagtttttttaatgtgttgACTTTATTACACGTTTAGCGGACGTCCGCCATTACggccgcgtgaaaatcaatgtagaccttcaacccctatttcacccccttctatttacatttccgcatgttttatatacatataataaataaaccactaatcattttacaaaaatattactcaaaacatgaacgatttatattaaaaaaaactttaaccctTTAAGGgcaacattttgaaaaatcttgaattacacTACCCTTCCCTTTAGGTGTGAAATATgcgacaatatataaataaataataaataataaataaataaataagccgtttattccatatctaaatttacatatctaaatttacatatctaaattacatttcaaaagttgttagtagtctgttagcaagttttcttaaattatgttagtaatattagttagtaagttcttattaaatatggacccctgaaagggtaaaggcctcctccatcttcttcCACAACTCCCTGTCTTTGCCAGATTTCATCCATTCGTTTCCGGCTATCTGAATGATATCATCAGCCCACCGTCGGATTGGTCTTCCTACATATCTTTTTCCTAATGGACCTTTCCATCGTGTTGCTTCAATAGGCCATCTTTTGTCTACATATCTTGAGATGTGgccggcccatttccatttaagtgTGAGTGCATGGCTAAGAGCATCGGTCACTTTAGTTTTTTGTCTGATGGTCACATTCTTCACTTTATGAATTTTCCTAATCTTCAACATGCTTCTTTCCATTGCTCTCTGAGTacatttaatttgttgttttgttttgtttgtaaatatccaGGTCTGGCAACCGTATAGTAAGCATGGTAAAAGACACGAATCGAAAACTACTTTTTTCAAATGCATGTCGTAATTTCCTTTAAGGACTTCTTTCTGTGACCAAAATTTTTTCCAAGTTATGTTGATTCTTCTTGTTATTTCATCTTCGTTATTGAACTTGTTAAATGATAGCTGTTTCCCCAGATATAGGTACTCGTTTACATATTCCatgttatttccttttatttcaaTGTGCCTTTTATGGCTATTAGTCATTATCTTTGTTTTGCTTACATTCATTTCCAAGCCAATTTTGGAACTTTCATCATCAAGTGATCTCATCATTTCTTCTAGGTCTTTAGAGGTTTCAGCTATTATGACTATGTCGTCTGCGAACCGTAAATGATTTAGATAGCACCCGTTTATTAACACCCCCTTGTTTGACCAGTCTAGCTTCTTGAATATATTTTCGAGTACAGCGATGAAAAGCTTCGGTGACAAGGGGTCTCCCTGTCTAACTcctctttctatttttatcttTTCTCCTCTTTTTTCCAGTTTGACCTTACTTGTActgtttgtatatatatattttaagatgttaatatatttttgatttacatTTGAGCATCGTAAGGCATTCCATATCGAACAATGGCTGATGCTGTCGAAGGCCTTACTGTAATCAATGAAGGCCAGATACAGAGGTCTGTTGAACTCTCGGTACTTTTCTATAATTTGTTCTATCGTCTGTATATGGTCCACTGTACTAAATCCCGACCTGAAGCCTGCTTGTTCTTTTGGTTGTAGGCAATCAATATCATGTGTTAACCTTTCCAGGAGTATCGAAGAAAATAGTTTGTAAGTGCTGGCTAGTAGGCTTATGGGTCTATAATTCCCTATGTTTAGAGGGTTTCCTTTTTTGTAAAGCAGAATTATGTCTGATGTACACCATTGTTCTGGTACTGTTTCTGTGTCCAGTACCATATTAAATAAACGTAACAGATGGTGTATCAAAATAGGTGCTCCAATTTTAAGAACTTCATTGCATAGTCCATCTGAGCCAGGGCTCTTCTCGGCTTTTAACCTCTTAATGTGTTTACAGATCTCCAAACCTTCAATTGGCTTAACATGATTTGTATCAATTTCTTCTCCGCTTGTTGTTTGTATTACAATTTCACAGTCATTTCTTTTCTggtataaattattgtaaaagtcTGTTGCAAGGTTTATTATGTCGTTTCTTGATTTTGTTTCCATTGAGTTTTGTTCTAGTTTTTGTATCCAAGTTTTATGTGttgttaattctttatttgctctTTTGGTACTTCTGAACTTTTTGATATTCCTCGTTATGATTTCTTTCCTGTGATTTCTGTAATCCCTCTTAATTGATTTATTGGCTTGTTTGTAAATTCTGCTAagttcatttttcatttcttttgttttattctttgtgCGTATTAGTTCCGTGCGTCTTTTAATTAATTGGTCTGTCTGTTTACTAAATATATTCTGTCGTTCtacttgggttctttttattgACTTCAAGCTGTCCGTTATACCCTTTTCCAGAAGGTTATAATATGATTGGATGTTGCTTGTGTCTGTCTCTATTTCTTTGTCtaccatatttttttgtaaattttcgaTGTAAGTTTTGATTTCGACTTCTGTTTTTGGAATATTTAGTGCTGTTACGTAGTTTCTTCTACTCTTCCCTACGTGATTTAAAAGTAGTGTAGCTCGCACTGGTCTATGATCAGAAGGAAACTGTATATTGTTCAGTACTTCTACGTTCGTTATTAGTTTCCAACTATTTATCATTATGAAGTCAATTTCATTCTTGGTTTTTTGGTCTGGTGATATCCATGTCCATTTACGGTTTCCTTTCTTCGTGAAAAATGTGTTCATTATAGATAGTTTGTATTCGTGAGCGTAGTTTATTAGACGCTCACCTCTCTCATTACGTTCTCCATATCCATATTtaggacaatatatagcctatcttATTCTTCAATAACATTACATCTGTtccaaaattcataaaaattagTTCAGTAATTTAGGCGTAAAATGGTAAGATAAACTGACAGAGTTactttggtatttattaaccgacttcaaaaatgtttaaaagactatacttccagattgaacccatttcatttttatgaaaatcgatttagtaattttgtgttaaaatcaaaataactgaaatacgtttttaaatctttatgttaaaaatgttaatttacttATTCACTGTTTAATATCTCAAATTATATAGTCAAATTGTTTAATATCtgtattacttacttacttttcgATCACTATTATAACCTTaaccttaaaaatattttgttatcactAAACCTTGTCATTGACACTGCAAATTTAAAACTGTGATTAAATGACTATGGAAGAGtcaaaaattatattgataAGGTGTTTGATAATGGGTATAATTGTTTCTGTCTGAAATGAATCAATTTGTTGATTACAAAAGGATTAAAACATTCAAAGATTCGATCGGCCGATATAAATTGTTtccttaatttttcatattGTAGGTACGttcttattatatttcattAGACAGAACTAATTTATAAAGACTTGATGTTCTATGTACcagtacaaaataattataatagagtttaattccaaaaaaatatctactaatctttattaaaaaaacgtttatgTGTGAAAACATTGCTACATAttgataaagaaattaaattgcaattatcaaacttgagttatttatttatttaataatcaagcaaTACCACACATTAAATTAtacagtataataataattatacgagttacacttatttaattatttgcacTATTGTTTTAGCTACCgcctttgattttattttaaagccggtcatttcagtctctactttcattagccaaactatcttatctattttattaaaaaaaactttttctacTTCAATACTTCTACTACTTTAGTTCAAAATATGAAATTACAACATATAATGCCATATGTCAGTGTTATTCACGTACTGATAATTAATACGTTCCAATTTCTCCGATAGAATCGaaacttttacttaaaaaatgtattgagttttctggattgtttttatttttaattttaactttaaaaaaatgtagaaataatatataccatACGGAAGTATTTTGGCAAACAACATACGTAAAACGGAATATAGCATTCTTAATTCAGCGGTAACCTTGAGCGTAGTTCAAGGTTTGATTTGATTAACTTCGCGCCGTCTGTTTCTATGGGCACCGGTACAATATGTGACTGATAAAATATCTGATAGATCGATTGAGCGGTTACGCACTTCATcagtatttttgaaaatatagatataaaaaactcagaccaatttcGGATattactatcctactaatattataaacgcgaaagtttgtatggatgtttggatgtttgttactctttaacgccgctactactgcaccgattttgctaaaatttggaatggaaatagagtttaccctagattaacacataagctactttcgAGAtctgcgaaaacctgatgattttgatggtatgaatgtttgttactctttcacgcctcggctactgaaccgaatcacctgaagtatgaagtagagatagattatagtctggattaacacataggctactttttatcccggaaaaatccatggttcccgagggatttgttaaaaactaaattcgagCTCTTCAGCTCAATTATTCAAGTATCTCTGTTCAGTTAATCAATCAATTAGGCTCATTATAggatataaatatactatatatcCTATAATGctcataatatatatactatatatccTATAATTAAGGCTCATAATAGGTAAAAACCACATTAAGCCCGCCAACGTTCATTGAAGTAGCGTGACGGGTTAATCCCTTGATTAATATAAGAACAGAGACTTGCAGTGGGCTATTTATTAAGAATAATAATGGTGGCGACGAACATTTCAGGGTATCGACCATTTCGATGACATAGGGCCGTGCGTCATCATGGCGTCCCCCGGTATGATGCAGTCGGGCCTGTCGCGGGAGCTGTTTGAGTCTTGGTGCACGGACCCAAAGAACGGCGTCATCATTGCTGGTAAGGTTTTAGAACATGGAAGGGTCCAAGATCCCAGGGGTCCACGGGAGACTTTACGGGGGTTTACGTTGGTGTAGCAAAAAATGGTAGTTCACCAAAATTTCATCTGGTTTTATAGTGATTTCATACTGAATGGGGAGTTTTCTGAATTAAATAAGTGTGGTTTGATTGTACCTTGTGTTGTGAGGAGGTATCGAAAAGTAAAGGCTGGAATaaacgagccgtgatagcccggtggatataacctctgcctccggagggatttcggtccggggcgtgcacctccaactttctagttgtgtgcattttaagaaattatatatcacgtgtctcaaacggtaaaggaaaacatcgtgaggagaccagcataccagagaattttcttaattctctgcgtgtgtgaagtctgccaaaccgcattgggccagcgtggtggactattggcttaacccctctcattctgagaggagactcgagctcagcagtgagccgaatatgggttgataacgataatgcAGGCGTCACATATAGCTGCATtaatctacattaatattatatagaggtaaagtttacaGTATTGTTggggataatctctgaatcAACTGTGCAGATTttggattagaacccacaccctccggaatcggaggcagaggttatactgggctatcacgcctgcATTATAAACATCGCGTAATCTATCATGCAGGTTACTGCGTGGAGGGCACCCTAGCCAAGACGATCCTGTCTGAGCCGGAGGAGATCACCTCGATGTCGGGCCAGAAGCTGCCGCTGAAGATGTCGGTGGACTACATCTCGTTCTCCGCGCACACCGACTACCAGCAGACCTCCGAGTTCATCAACATCCTCAAGCCGCCGCACGTGGTCAGTTCACGTGAAATACACGTTTTCTTGCTTCGGGTTTATAATTTAGAAaagaatagaatatctttatttgtctatacacaagtaataaaataaaataaacaaacagaacatacaaaaatctgatcgtggacaaaaaaggtatccacctcagcacgatgccacagcgagctgtggcgctggttttcaggtgaatttaatttaatttcgtgAATCTATCCAATGAAAACCACTACtgttcatactaatattataaaagcgaaagtaagtctgtctgtctgtctgaccttttcacggcttaagtaaatgtttaaaattcttTATCTTGGCCTAAATCGATGATGAGTTTAAGAAAATTTGGCTtacttttttaaagaaaattacaaaattagtcatgaaattatttttaaaacgtgTTTTCATAGTAATTCTAAGAAATATAGCGAAAACGTTAATCTATACGATgggatatatgtatatttaaaggTTGACTTTAAAAGTGATTTGTGGATAAACCAAAGAAATTCTTATCACTTTAGCAAATCTGCCTACGATCCACTCTCTCTTAACT from Bicyclus anynana chromosome 20, ilBicAnyn1.1, whole genome shotgun sequence includes the following:
- the LOC112044846 gene encoding delta(24)-sterol reductase-like, coding for MMPNWLKKRLIQWLEDNREFVVCAFCLPASFLFTVFLHLKAFVRGLSSEPRRHEQAVKEIQGKVQQWNKLPPKDRRLLCTSRPNWLSLSITFFEKHLHHQVAIPLYDILELDETAMTVRVEPMVTIGDITEYLIPKGYSLAVTIELVDATLGGLAFGTGMSTHSHKAGLYHETITSYEVVLGDGSLVTATANNEYSDLYKALPWCHGSLGFLVALTLKIVKIKPYIKIKYIPVEGQTNYCNMLRDISGANQANPSYHPDYIEGTIFSKDKAVIMTGDYSDYDRKITVNHCARWYKPWFYKHVESFLEKGESVELIPLRDYLLRHNRPIFWVVEDMISFGNDPIFRTLFGWLLPPKPAFLKFTTTPGVRAYTFTKQVFQDIVLPIQELEKQIEVASQLFDKFPLLVYPCKIIDHGPMSGQLRRPKGKYIVPKTNYTMYNDLGVYGVPGKVKAKKPYNPVYAMRKMEEFTRDVGGYSFLYADIFMTKKEFEEMFDLTLYEIVRKKYKAEGAFPHLYDKVKPEIDVFAIGEEYAISE